The DNA region GGCGGCCTGCGCGGCCGCGGTCCGGGCCGCCAGGCTCCGGACGACCGGGGCGGTCAGCACGGCCGCGGCGAGCGCGGGCAGGACGAGCCAGGGCGTCGCGGCGAGCCCGCCGGCCGCCAGCACCGGGCCGGTCAGCAGCGGGGCCAGCGCGAAGCCGATGTTGCCGCCGAGCGAGTACCAGCCCATCCGGGTGTGCCCGGCGCCGCTCGCGGCCCGGGCCAGCCGGGCGGACTCCGGGTGGTAGGCGGCCACCCCGATCCCGGAGAGCGCGACCGCCGCACAGACCAGCGGGTACGACCCGAAGAGCCCGGCGGCGCCGACCCCGGCGCCGGCCACCACGGTCGCGGCCGGGATCAGCCACGGCATGGCCCACCGATCGGTCAGCGCGCCGAACAGCGGCTGCACGATCGAGGAGAGCAGCGTCGCGGCGAGCATCACGCCGGAGGCGGCGAGGTAGCCCAGGCCGTGTCCGGCGACGAGGAAGGGGATCAGCGCGGGGACGACGCCCTGGTAGAGGTCGACGGCCGCGTGGCCGACGGCGAGCGCGGCGACCGGCCCGGCGCCTCCGGCCGGGTCGGAGGCGCGGGAGGCCCGGCCGGGGGCGAGCGGAGCCCGGAAGGCCCGGGACGGCGTACGGGAGGTCTGCGAGGTCACCAGCCGATCCTCCGGGACCGCCCCGCTGGCGCACTTCCGATAAAGTGCCGACCGATGCCGAATTCACGCCGCCCGGATCCCCGGCAACCGGATCCCCGGCACGACCCGCCCGCCGAGCCGCCCGCCGAGCCGTCCGCCGAACCGCCCCCGGACGTGACGGACGACCGTCCGACCACCACCCGTCCGCTGCCCGCGGGTTCCGAGGTGGCCGCCCACCGGCACGAGGTGCACCAGATCGTGTACGCGGGGCGCGGTGTGCTCGCGGTGACCACCGACGCCGGCACCTGGGTGGCCCCGGCCACCAGGGCGCTCTGGATCCCGGCCGGGACGGTCCACCGGCACCGCGCGTACGGGCGGACGGTGCTGCACACGATCGGCCTGCCCCTGGAGCACAACCCGCTCGGGCTGACCCGCCCGGCCGTGCTGGCGGTGGGCCCGCTGCTGCGGGAACTGGTGATCGCCTACAGCAGCCCGGGCACCGCAAGCACCGCGGAGGGAGGACGCCTCCTGGCCGTCCTGCTGGACCGGTTGCGGCACGCCCCCGAGCAGCCGCTGCACCTGCCCGTCCCGCGCGACCCGCGGCTCGCCGCGGTCGCGGCCCTCCTCGACGAGGACCCGGCCGACCGGCGCACCCTCGCCGGACTCGGCCGGGCCGCCGGCGCCGGGGCGCGCACCCTCAGCCGGCTCTGCCACGACGAGCTGGGCATGACGTTCCCGCAGTGGCGGACCCAGCTCCGGCTGCACCACGCGCTGCGGCTGCTCGCCGACGGCCTGCCGGTGACGACGGTCGCGCACCGCTGCGGCTGGGCGTCGGCCAGCGCGTTCATCGACGTCTTCCGCCGGGTCTTCGGCCACACACCGGCCGCCCACCACCGCCGGACGGACCCCCCGCCCTGACCGCCGACCGCCCCACCGGGGCCGGTGACTGTCACAGGCGCTTGCTACCGTCGTCGGCTTGCGAAGGTCCTTGACTCAGGGGGTTGTTGTGGGCGACGACGAGATGCGCACGTTCGGTACCGGCCTGTTCGACCGGTGGACGGCGCTGTGGAACGGCGAGCTCGGTCTCGCCGACGAGATCATGGCGCCCGATTTCGTGCTGCGCTACGCACAGGCGGGCACCGACGCCTTCGACGAGATCCGCACCCCGCAGCAGCTCGCCCGGATCGTCGCCGGCTGGCACGAGTCCCACGCCGGGCTCCGCTTCGCGGCGGAGGGGACCGCCGTCGTCGATCTCACGCCCGCCGACGGCGCACCGACCGGACTCGTCGCGCGCCCCTACCACGCGAGCTTCGCGGCCGACGGCGCCGGGAAGGTCGCCAGGAGCGGCGTCGACATCCTCAGGGTCTCCGACGGGTTGATCGTCGAGGTCTGGTCGGTCTCGTCCGGCGCCGCCGGCCGGACCTTCTACCGCTGAACACGCCCCGGCAGGCGGCGGCCCGCACCGCGCGGGGTGCGGGCCGCCGCCCACCGGTACGACACGCCCGGCTAGCCGGTGACGCGGACGATCTCCCCGATCTCCAGCGCCGCGTACACCGCGCCGTCCGCACCGACGGCGATGCCGTGCGGCTCGGCGCCCGCCACCGGCAGCTCGTGGCCGCGGTAGGCGCCCCCGGCGTCGAACGAGCCGATCCGTCCGGCGCCCCACTCGGTGAACCAGACCCGGCCGTCCCGGCCCGCGGTGACGGCGTGCGGACGGGCGGCGCGGTCGGGCAGCGGGTACTCGGTGACCTCGCCGTCCACCGTGATCCGGCCGACCAGTCCGGCGCCGATGCCGACGTACCAGAGGGCGCCGTCGCCGCCCCGCGCGATGCCGACCGGGGCGGTGCCGGTGGTCGGCAGCGGGTGGACGGTCACCTCGCCGTCGACGGTGATCCGGCCGACCGCGTCGGCCTGGTTGAGGGTGAACCAGAGCGCGCCGTCCGGCCCGGCGGTGATCATCGACGGGAAGCCGCCGGTGACCGGCAGCGGATACTCCGTCACCTCGCCGTCCACGGTGATCCGGCCGATCCGGTCGGCGTTCAGCTCGGTGAACCAGAGCGCGCCGTCCGGACCGGCGGCGATCCCGTACGGCCCGGGGCCCTCGCCCGGGAGCGCGAAGGAGCGCGCCGTCCCGTCGGTCCCGATCCGCCCGATCCGGTGGTCGCGCATCCGGGTGAACCAGAGCGCGCCGTCCGGACCGGCGGTGATCACCGACGGTCCGCTCTCCGGTGCGTCCAGCCCGTACGTCGTCACCGTGCCGTCCGCCGCCAGCCGGCCGACCTCCCCGGCGTGCACCAGCGTGAACCAGACCGCGCCGTCCGGACCGGCCGTGACCCCGTACGGGCCGGACCGGGCGTCCGGGACCTCGAACCGTTCGACCGCCATCAGCAACCCCACCCCTCACTCCTGACACCGCGGCAGACCGCCGCCACACCCGGCACTCTCCACTACTCGGCACACGCACGGCAACCGGATTCCGGGGGCCCGGGGCGGCCGGCTACTCCGGATCCGCACCCCCGGCCGCACCCGAACCGGCCGTACCCGAACCGCCTGCACCCGCCGCTGCCGCCGCGCCCTCGTCGGCGGCCGTGCCGTTCCGGCGACCGCCGCGCGGACGGCGCCCCGGGTCGCCGCGCAGGACGGAGACGACACCGAGGCCGGCGGCGGCGATCGGGACGGCGAGCAGCGCGCCGAGGATGCCGGCGATCCCCGCACCGGCCACCACGGCGACCATGATGGTGGCCGGGTGCAGCTCCACGGTGCGGCTCTGGATCAGGGGCTGGAGGATGTTCCCCTCGATGACCTGGACGGCGAGGACGACGCCGAGCGTCCAGAGTGCCGTCCCGAAGCCGCCGTCGGCGAGCGCGACCAGGACGGCGACCGCGCCGGAGAGGAAGGCCCCGACGAAGGGGATGTAGGCACCCATGAAGACCAGTGCGCCGAGGCCCGGCGCGCCGGGGACGCTCAGCACCAGCAGGCCGACGGTGATGAAGAAGGCGTCGATCAGGGCGATCAGGGTCGTGCCGCGCATGAACCCGGCCATCGCCTCGAAGGCCCGCTCGGCGCAGGCGACCAGGGTCTCGCCACCCCGGCCGGGCAGGTAGGAGCGGATGGCGTCGCCGGTGCGGTGGCCGTCGCGGAGGAAGAAGAAGACCAGGGCGAGCGCCAGGACGGCGCCGGTGACGATCTGGGTGGCCAGCCCGAGGCCGGAGAGGACGCCGTTGGTGACGGTCGAGACGAGCGAGCTGGTCTCGCCCTGGGCGTTGTCGAGGGCGTGCCGGATCTTCTCGCCGAGCGGACCGAGCCATTCGGCGATCCGGTCGCCGGCCTCCTGGAGCGCGTCGGCGATCTGCGGGGCGCTGTGCACCAGGGAGTTGACCAGCAGGGTGATCACCCCGCTGACGGCGGCCACCAGCACCGCGCAGGTCAGCCCGGCCGCGACCGAGCGGCTGACGCCGCGCCGGACCATCCAGGGCATCACGGGGTAGAGCAGCGAGGTGCCGAGCAGCGCCAGGATGACCGGGACGGTGGCGGCGCGCAGCTCGACGAGCGCATAGACCACCAGCGAGGCCACCGTGATGAGCAGGATGACCGCCGCCGACCAGGCGGCCGCGGCGCGGATCGGGGGCGGCAGCATCAGGTACGGGCGGCGGTGGTCCGTGTACCGCGGTTCCGGCTGAAGGGGCGGGCCCGGCCGCTCCACCCCGCCTCGCCCCGACCCGTCCTGCCCCGACCCTCGCTGCGCCCCGCCTCGCTCCGCCCCGTACCGCTCCGCCCCGTACCGCTCCGCCGGCTTGCCGTCACCGGACGGGGACTCCCCCGGCTCCCCCGACATCCGT from Kitasatospora sp. NBC_00458 includes:
- a CDS encoding AraC family transcriptional regulator — encoded protein: MPNSRRPDPRQPDPRHDPPAEPPAEPSAEPPPDVTDDRPTTTRPLPAGSEVAAHRHEVHQIVYAGRGVLAVTTDAGTWVAPATRALWIPAGTVHRHRAYGRTVLHTIGLPLEHNPLGLTRPAVLAVGPLLRELVIAYSSPGTASTAEGGRLLAVLLDRLRHAPEQPLHLPVPRDPRLAAVAALLDEDPADRRTLAGLGRAAGAGARTLSRLCHDELGMTFPQWRTQLRLHHALRLLADGLPVTTVAHRCGWASASAFIDVFRRVFGHTPAAHHRRTDPPP
- a CDS encoding nuclear transport factor 2 family protein — protein: MGDDEMRTFGTGLFDRWTALWNGELGLADEIMAPDFVLRYAQAGTDAFDEIRTPQQLARIVAGWHESHAGLRFAAEGTAVVDLTPADGAPTGLVARPYHASFAADGAGKVARSGVDILRVSDGLIVEVWSVSSGAAGRTFYR
- a CDS encoding Vgb family protein translates to MAVERFEVPDARSGPYGVTAGPDGAVWFTLVHAGEVGRLAADGTVTTYGLDAPESGPSVITAGPDGALWFTRMRDHRIGRIGTDGTARSFALPGEGPGPYGIAAGPDGALWFTELNADRIGRITVDGEVTEYPLPVTGGFPSMITAGPDGALWFTLNQADAVGRITVDGEVTVHPLPTTGTAPVGIARGGDGALWYVGIGAGLVGRITVDGEVTEYPLPDRAARPHAVTAGRDGRVWFTEWGAGRIGSFDAGGAYRGHELPVAGAEPHGIAVGADGAVYAALEIGEIVRVTG
- a CDS encoding AI-2E family transporter, which gives rise to MLPPPIRAAAAWSAAVILLITVASLVVYALVELRAATVPVILALLGTSLLYPVMPWMVRRGVSRSVAAGLTCAVLVAAVSGVITLLVNSLVHSAPQIADALQEAGDRIAEWLGPLGEKIRHALDNAQGETSSLVSTVTNGVLSGLGLATQIVTGAVLALALVFFFLRDGHRTGDAIRSYLPGRGGETLVACAERAFEAMAGFMRGTTLIALIDAFFITVGLLVLSVPGAPGLGALVFMGAYIPFVGAFLSGAVAVLVALADGGFGTALWTLGVVLAVQVIEGNILQPLIQSRTVELHPATIMVAVVAGAGIAGILGALLAVPIAAAGLGVVSVLRGDPGRRPRGGRRNGTAADEGAAAAAGAGGSGTAGSGAAGGADPE